The Rahnella aquatilis CIP 78.65 = ATCC 33071 genomic sequence TGCTGGCGGCTGAAGCGCTGATGGAACGTTTTAATGCCCAGGCAAAAATCATTCAGGCATGGGGCGACCTGGATGACCCTGAACAGGCGGGCCGCATGATTATCGACTGCAATATGAACCTGCCCCTGTTGTACTGGGCGAGCGAGCAAACCGGTGAACCGCGCTTCGCCGATGCCGCCCGCGCCCATGCAGAGCAGGCGGCGAAATACATTGTGCGCCCCGACGCCTCGACCTATCACACATATTACATGGATACCGTGACCGGCGAGCCGCGTTTTGGCAATACGCATCAGGGATATGCTGATGACTCCTGCTGGTCACGCGGTCAGGCCTGGGGCATCTACGGTTTTCTGCTCAGCTATCGTTATACCGGCGACGAAGACCAGGTCGAGCTGTCACGGCGTCTGGCACATTATTTCCTTAACCGCTTACCGCAAGACGATGTTTGCCACTGGGATTTGGCGCTGCTCGGTACCGATGCTGTTCGTGACAGTTCGGCTGCGGCTATAGCCGTCTGCGGCCTGCTGAGTCTGGCCACCGCGCTGCCAGCCACCGATGATAAACGCGCAAGCTATGAAGAAATGGCGCTGCGTATTATGGATTCACTGACTGAGAATTATCTTACCGGTGAGCAGGAAGATTGTGACGGTTTGCTTAAGCATTCTGTCTATCACATGGCGAGCGGTAAAG encodes the following:
- a CDS encoding glycoside hydrolase family 88 protein; this encodes MTITIAKETLLPVELNQLDRIAFAQKMQRARQTVLSKISRNLEKFGDKFPAETCENGHYPLTENVEWTTSFWTGQLWLAWEMTGDNRYRLAAEKQVTSFGNRIANRLDTATHDLGFLYSLSCVSAYKLTGNRQARGFALLAAEALMERFNAQAKIIQAWGDLDDPEQAGRMIIDCNMNLPLLYWASEQTGEPRFADAARAHAEQAAKYIVRPDASTYHTYYMDTVTGEPRFGNTHQGYADDSCWSRGQAWGIYGFLLSYRYTGDEDQVELSRRLAHYFLNRLPQDDVCHWDLALLGTDAVRDSSAAAIAVCGLLSLATALPATDDKRASYEEMALRIMDSLTENYLTGEQEDCDGLLKHSVYHMASGKGVDECCSWGDYFYVEALTRVTQCWQSYW